One genomic window of Muntiacus reevesi chromosome 4, mMunRee1.1, whole genome shotgun sequence includes the following:
- the PTGR3 gene encoding prostaglandin reductase 3 isoform X1, whose product MQRLALAGTRAIVDMSYARHFLDFQGSAIPSAMQKLVVTRLSPNFREAVTLRRDCPVPLPGDGDLLVRNRFVGVNASDINYSAGRYDPSVKTPFDVGFEGVGEVVALGLSASAAHTVGQAVAYLAPGSFAEYTVVPARAAVPVPAPKPEYLALLVSGTTAYLSLKALGALSEGKTVLVTAAAGGTGQFAVQLAKKAKCRVLGTCSSAEKCAFLKSVGCDRPINYNAEQVGAVLRQECPQGVDVVYESVGGAMFDLAVDALATRGRLIVIGFVSGYQTPTGLSPVKAGTLPAKLLQKSASIHGFFLNHYLPEFRGAMDHLLKMHATGELVCEVDTGGLSAEGRFTGLESVFRAVDYMYMRKNTGKIVVELPPSVNSKL is encoded by the exons ATGCAGAGGCTAGCGCTCGCCGGGACCCGAGCCATCGTGGACATGTCGTACGCCCGCCACTTCCTGGACTTCCAGGGCTCGGCCATCCCTAGCGCGATGCAGAAGCTGGTGGTGACCCGGCTGAGCCCCAACTTCCGCGAGGCCGTCACCCTGCGCCGGGACTGCCCGGTGCCACTCCCCGGGGACGGAGACCTCCTCGTCCGGAACCG ATTTGTTGGTGTCAATGCATCTGACATCAACTATTCGGCTGGCCGCTACGACCCTTCCGTGAAGACCCCCTTCGACGTGGGCTTCGAAGGTGTGGGCGAGGTGGTGGCCTTGGGCCTGTCTGCCAGCGCGGCGCACACGGTCGGCCAGGCCGTGGCCTACCTGGCGCCTGGCTCCTTCGCTGAGTACACGGTGGTGCCGGCCAGGGCCGCCGTCCCCGTGCCGGCCCCGAAGCCCGAGTATCTCGCGCTCCTGGTGAGTGGGACCACAGCCTACCTCAGCCTGAAAGCGCTCGGGGCGCTGTCGGAAGGGAAGACAGTCCTGGTGACCGCGGCAGCCGGGGGCACCGGCCAGTTCGCCGTCCAGCTCGCAAAGAAGGCCAAGTGCCGCGTCCTCGGGACGTGCTCTTCTGCCGAGAAGTGCGCTTTTCTGAAGTCTGTCGGCTGCGACCGGCCCATCAACTACAACGCGGAGCAGGTGGGCGCCGTCCTGAGGCAGGAGTGCCCCCAGGGTGTGGACGTGGTGTACGAGTCCGTCGGGGGAGCCATGTTTGACTTGGCCGTGGACGCCTTGGCTACCCGAGGGCGCTTGATAGTGATCGGCTTCGTCTCTGGCTACCAGACTCCTACTGGCCTGTCGCCCGTGAAGGCAGGAACACTTCCAGCCAAGCTGCTGCAGAAATCTGCCAGCATCCACGGCTTCTTCTTGAACCACTACCTTCCTGAGTTTCGAGGTGCCATGGACCACTTGCTCAAGATGCATGCGACTGGCGAGCTGGTTTGCGAGGTGGACACCGGAGGTCTGTCTGCAGAGGGCAGGTTTACCGGCCTGGAGTCGGTCTTCCGGGCCGTCGATTATATGTACATGAGAAAAAACACTGGGAAAATTGTCGTTGAATTACCTCCCTCTGTCAACAGTAAGCTATAA
- the PTGR3 gene encoding prostaglandin reductase 3 isoform X2 — translation MRPTYQFPAANRSPNLFLSLQVEMASLGSSSCVSQPRPDILRKMAFFLMYQDIFVMRFVGVNASDINYSAGRYDPSVKTPFDVGFEGVGEVVALGLSASAAHTVGQAVAYLAPGSFAEYTVVPARAAVPVPAPKPEYLALLVSGTTAYLSLKALGALSEGKTVLVTAAAGGTGQFAVQLAKKAKCRVLGTCSSAEKCAFLKSVGCDRPINYNAEQVGAVLRQECPQGVDVVYESVGGAMFDLAVDALATRGRLIVIGFVSGYQTPTGLSPVKAGTLPAKLLQKSASIHGFFLNHYLPEFRGAMDHLLKMHATGELVCEVDTGGLSAEGRFTGLESVFRAVDYMYMRKNTGKIVVELPPSVNSKL, via the exons atgAGACCTACTTACCAGTTTCCCGCTGCCAACAGATCCCCGAACCTTTTCCTTTCATTACAGGTGGAAATGGCATCTTTAGGGTCCTCCAGCTGTGTGTCTCAGCCACGTCCGGACATCCTTAGGAAGATGGCTTTTTTCCTTATGTATCAGGATATTTTTGTTATGAG ATTTGTTGGTGTCAATGCATCTGACATCAACTATTCGGCTGGCCGCTACGACCCTTCCGTGAAGACCCCCTTCGACGTGGGCTTCGAAGGTGTGGGCGAGGTGGTGGCCTTGGGCCTGTCTGCCAGCGCGGCGCACACGGTCGGCCAGGCCGTGGCCTACCTGGCGCCTGGCTCCTTCGCTGAGTACACGGTGGTGCCGGCCAGGGCCGCCGTCCCCGTGCCGGCCCCGAAGCCCGAGTATCTCGCGCTCCTGGTGAGTGGGACCACAGCCTACCTCAGCCTGAAAGCGCTCGGGGCGCTGTCGGAAGGGAAGACAGTCCTGGTGACCGCGGCAGCCGGGGGCACCGGCCAGTTCGCCGTCCAGCTCGCAAAGAAGGCCAAGTGCCGCGTCCTCGGGACGTGCTCTTCTGCCGAGAAGTGCGCTTTTCTGAAGTCTGTCGGCTGCGACCGGCCCATCAACTACAACGCGGAGCAGGTGGGCGCCGTCCTGAGGCAGGAGTGCCCCCAGGGTGTGGACGTGGTGTACGAGTCCGTCGGGGGAGCCATGTTTGACTTGGCCGTGGACGCCTTGGCTACCCGAGGGCGCTTGATAGTGATCGGCTTCGTCTCTGGCTACCAGACTCCTACTGGCCTGTCGCCCGTGAAGGCAGGAACACTTCCAGCCAAGCTGCTGCAGAAATCTGCCAGCATCCACGGCTTCTTCTTGAACCACTACCTTCCTGAGTTTCGAGGTGCCATGGACCACTTGCTCAAGATGCATGCGACTGGCGAGCTGGTTTGCGAGGTGGACACCGGAGGTCTGTCTGCAGAGGGCAGGTTTACCGGCCTGGAGTCGGTCTTCCGGGCCGTCGATTATATGTACATGAGAAAAAACACTGGGAAAATTGTCGTTGAATTACCTCCCTCTGTCAACAGTAAGCTATAA